In one Trichlorobacter lovleyi SZ genomic region, the following are encoded:
- a CDS encoding glycerol dehydrogenase, whose amino-acid sequence MLNKAMFPGKYLQGAAALNELPALVQLFGRQGLILASATACDRILPDSGIDLKRHNLSLERFNGECCEQELTRLAAVIKAKQVDVLVGMGGGKAIDTAKIAADRAGIPVIIVPTIASTDAPCSGCAVLYSAQGVFESVYYQRSNPAAVLVDSAIIVRAPVRFLVAGMGDALATWFEARSCHATRSANACGGLSTLTGLNLARLCYDTLLRYGAAAKTAAEQQIITPALEHIIEANTLLSGIGFESGGLASAHSIHNGLTALAETHAFYHGEKVAFGLLAGLQLIDAPPEEINEVYRFCEAVGLPTTLAAVGLAGCGRDRLLQVAQKACAPEECIHHEAGSITPDKVLNAMLAADAIGTRRKSV is encoded by the coding sequence ATGCTGAACAAAGCGATGTTCCCCGGAAAATACCTGCAAGGCGCAGCGGCTCTGAACGAGTTGCCGGCCCTGGTCCAACTGTTTGGCAGACAGGGCCTGATCCTGGCTTCGGCAACGGCCTGCGACAGGATTCTTCCTGACAGCGGCATCGACCTGAAGCGACATAATCTGTCGCTCGAACGTTTTAACGGCGAGTGTTGCGAACAAGAGCTGACCCGCCTGGCAGCCGTCATTAAAGCAAAGCAGGTGGATGTCCTGGTGGGGATGGGTGGCGGCAAGGCCATTGACACGGCAAAGATTGCAGCCGACCGTGCCGGCATCCCGGTCATCATCGTACCCACCATCGCCTCCACCGACGCTCCCTGCAGCGGCTGCGCCGTGCTGTATTCAGCACAGGGTGTCTTTGAATCGGTTTACTACCAGCGCTCAAACCCGGCAGCTGTGCTGGTGGACTCCGCCATCATCGTCCGGGCGCCGGTCCGCTTTCTGGTGGCCGGCATGGGAGATGCGCTGGCAACCTGGTTTGAGGCCCGTTCCTGCCATGCCACCCGTTCGGCAAACGCCTGCGGCGGTCTCAGTACCCTGACCGGCCTTAACCTGGCCCGGCTCTGCTACGATACCCTGCTGCGCTACGGCGCGGCCGCCAAGACCGCAGCGGAGCAACAGATCATCACCCCGGCCCTGGAGCATATCATTGAGGCCAACACCCTGCTTTCCGGCATCGGCTTTGAAAGCGGCGGACTGGCCAGCGCCCATTCCATCCACAACGGACTGACCGCATTGGCAGAAACCCATGCCTTCTACCACGGTGAGAAAGTGGCCTTTGGTCTGTTGGCCGGTCTGCAGTTGATCGACGCACCGCCGGAAGAGATCAACGAAGTCTACAGGTTCTGTGAGGCAGTGGGGTTGCCCACCACCCTGGCGGCTGTCGGCCTGGCCGGATGCGGACGCGATCGCCTGCTGCAGGTGGCACAGAAGGCCTGCGCCCCGGAGGAGTGCATTCACCATGAGGCAGGTAGCATCACGCCTGACAAGGTGCTTAACGCCATGCTGGCGGCAGATGCGATCGGCACACGCAGAAAATCAGTGTGA
- a CDS encoding glycoside hydrolase family 3 protein produces MEQSDQSSSGSTPLPPCSRRTFLKGAALAGTVAAFPSLMAGCGSSSGDVPLEQKIAQMLMVGFRGLTLDDSNYIVRDIRDYRIGGTILFDRDAKLKTYGRNIVSPEQLQGLTAQLRTLSATPLFIAVDQEGGKIVRLKESYGFPPTVSAQQLGTLNNPAVTRLYADSIGATLATNGLNMNFAPVVDLNINPQSPAIGALERSFSADPSIVTNHARIFVETHDANRVATCFKHFPGHGSATADSHLGFVDVTDTWSAVELEPYRNLINADKARMVMTAHVFNRHIDPDLPATLSQPFITGILREQLGFNGVVVTDDLQMQGLTQFFDYKTIVEKSILAGVDIILVSNNLEYDPEITPTTINHVVDLVNSGRISEQRIDQSYRRIMALKGRLFA; encoded by the coding sequence ATGGAACAGTCCGACCAGTCATCATCAGGCAGCACACCGCTGCCGCCCTGCAGCCGCCGCACCTTTCTGAAAGGTGCCGCCCTGGCCGGTACGGTGGCCGCCTTCCCGTCCCTGATGGCCGGCTGCGGCAGTTCATCAGGGGATGTTCCATTGGAACAGAAGATAGCCCAGATGCTGATGGTGGGCTTCCGCGGTCTGACCCTGGATGACAGCAACTACATTGTCCGGGACATCCGCGACTACCGTATCGGCGGAACCATCCTCTTTGACCGGGATGCAAAGCTTAAGACCTACGGGCGCAACATCGTTTCGCCGGAGCAGTTGCAAGGGCTGACGGCCCAGCTGCGCACACTTTCCGCCACCCCGCTCTTCATTGCCGTTGATCAGGAGGGGGGGAAAATCGTGCGACTGAAGGAGAGCTACGGCTTTCCCCCCACGGTCTCGGCCCAGCAGCTCGGCACCCTCAATAACCCGGCGGTTACCCGGCTGTATGCCGACAGTATCGGTGCCACTCTGGCAACAAACGGGTTGAACATGAACTTTGCACCGGTGGTTGACCTGAACATCAACCCCCAAAGCCCGGCCATCGGCGCACTGGAGCGCAGTTTTTCCGCAGATCCGTCCATTGTCACCAACCATGCCCGGATCTTTGTGGAGACCCACGACGCAAACCGGGTCGCCACCTGTTTCAAACATTTCCCCGGCCACGGCAGCGCCACCGCCGACTCCCATCTGGGGTTTGTGGATGTGACCGATACCTGGTCGGCTGTTGAACTTGAGCCGTACCGGAATCTGATCAACGCAGACAAGGCCAGGATGGTGATGACCGCCCATGTCTTTAACCGGCATATTGATCCTGATCTGCCCGCAACCCTCTCACAACCGTTCATCACCGGCATACTGCGTGAACAGTTGGGGTTTAACGGGGTGGTGGTAACCGATGACCTGCAGATGCAGGGGCTGACCCAGTTCTTTGATTACAAGACCATTGTCGAAAAAAGTATCCTGGCCGGGGTGGATATTATCCTGGTTTCCAACAACCTGGAGTATGATCCCGAGATCACCCCCACCACCATTAATCATGTGGTTGATCTGGTGAACAGCGGCAGGATATCCGAACAACGGATTGATCAGTCCTACCGGCGTATCATGGCACTGAAGGGACGCCTGTTTGCCTGA
- the budA gene encoding acetolactate decarboxylase, with amino-acid sequence MQDSRTNRIYFCAPVNALVEGIYQQRIPFSEIRQHGDFGLGTFDHLDGEMVMLDGNVYQITSDGAAAKVSEDLLTPFSCVTFYRPASHDRLEGERSYQVFLDWLNSLLPSANIFYAIRVEGSFSRVRVRSVPRQESYRPLAEVAKDQPVFEYLDTEGTLVGFYTPSFMGSLSVPGLHLHFLSADRTTGGHLLECCPNGVTVGIQFLTTLELGLPMSFDYLTCDFQRDIEKDLESAEK; translated from the coding sequence ATGCAGGACAGCCGCACCAACCGGATCTACTTCTGTGCCCCGGTCAACGCCCTGGTGGAAGGGATCTACCAGCAGCGGATCCCCTTTAGCGAGATCAGACAACACGGCGACTTCGGGCTGGGTACCTTTGACCACCTTGACGGCGAGATGGTGATGCTGGATGGCAACGTCTACCAGATCACCTCCGATGGTGCAGCCGCCAAGGTCAGTGAAGATCTCCTGACCCCTTTTTCCTGCGTCACCTTTTACCGCCCGGCCAGCCATGACCGGCTGGAGGGAGAGCGTTCGTATCAGGTCTTTCTGGACTGGCTGAACAGCTTGCTACCCTCAGCCAACATCTTCTATGCCATCCGTGTTGAGGGGAGTTTCAGCCGGGTCAGGGTCCGTTCCGTTCCCCGTCAGGAGAGCTACCGTCCCCTGGCAGAGGTGGCCAAAGATCAGCCGGTCTTTGAATATCTGGATACCGAGGGGACCCTGGTGGGCTTTTACACGCCGTCATTCATGGGGTCGTTGAGTGTACCCGGCCTGCACCTGCATTTTCTTTCCGCAGACCGCACAACCGGCGGCCATCTGCTGGAATGCTGCCCCAACGGCGTGACCGTGGGTATACAGTTCCTGACCACCCTTGAGCTGGGACTGCCGATGAGCTTTGATTATCTGACCTGTGATTTCCAGCGCGACATCGAAAAAGATCTGGAGAGCGCGGAAAAATAG
- a CDS encoding penicillin-binding protein activator, giving the protein MKIRPFLLLQILLLCTLLVQGGCSSSSSSSSSTPQTISIGVLAPLTGSLKHIGEGMQAALTVGLPQVNRRLTLEGQNFRLTTVVKDTASDPQGALLALLALKAQGIRFVIGPVSSAECAAILPMANSLGMILISPASTATSLAIAGDNLFRLMPNDNSQGAGTAALMLKKGFTAMVPVWRGDVWGDDLKTSITTAFQTGGGTVLSGVRYAPGAGAYDSELDQAAAQVSQALTTHGAGKVAVVMISYPTDSVALLNAAASRPSLAQAAWFGSDASTLSPLITASATASAFAAQTNLLSPIFSREDVVLPLPGTVLIDRALREKLSQQLGRQADSTTFATWDALWLTAKTYTASGINADTETLKTGLVATAKSNVGLNGALVMNAAGDMNKGNYAFYSIAANGSSYAWQLKAAYQYEQQATPKIIDVSEPVLKGLTPPAAEVRIGALLSLTGSQSYNGRSIRAGLVAACDNINTYLTRHGYPVKIALDIIDTGSDADQALAGFTTLADRGIRFIVGPVTSAECQRVLSAANSRGVILLSPSSNAIQLAQPGDNLIRFVPSATLEAQALAMLLYEQGVRSLAIMARNDIWGTDLASRTASEFQALGGTIMTSVTYPTDTVNFAGQLATLAGALNSATPASTAVLTASFDEITEIFLQAPAYPSLATVKWYGSDGSAQNERLAATPAAAAYAAARSFTCPIEHVFIQHAPQPNSITKLVIRDDIREAYNGIPALYAYPAWDALWIIVTALLDSEWSTDPTVLRSAVLSGSDHYIGMSNFMGLDANGDRKYGDYAFFTLTQGTAAYSWNPFATFHYHPVLYLTPKITYP; this is encoded by the coding sequence ATGAAAATCCGTCCGTTTTTGCTGCTGCAGATATTGTTACTCTGCACCCTGCTGGTACAGGGGGGCTGTTCATCATCTTCTTCATCCTCCAGCAGCACGCCCCAGACCATATCGATCGGTGTCCTGGCGCCGCTCACCGGCAGCCTGAAACATATCGGGGAAGGGATGCAGGCGGCACTTACGGTCGGCCTGCCCCAGGTAAACCGGCGGCTTACTCTGGAAGGGCAGAATTTCAGGCTCACAACCGTGGTGAAAGATACGGCCTCCGATCCGCAAGGGGCTTTGCTGGCCCTGTTGGCGCTCAAGGCCCAGGGGATCAGGTTTGTCATCGGTCCCGTCAGCAGTGCCGAGTGTGCGGCGATCCTGCCGATGGCAAACTCGCTGGGCATGATCCTGATAAGTCCGGCCAGTACCGCAACCTCGCTGGCCATCGCCGGTGATAACCTGTTCCGGCTGATGCCCAACGACAACAGCCAGGGGGCCGGTACAGCCGCCTTGATGTTGAAAAAGGGATTCACGGCAATGGTTCCGGTCTGGCGCGGCGATGTCTGGGGTGATGACCTCAAGACAAGCATCACCACCGCCTTCCAGACCGGCGGTGGCACGGTATTGAGCGGTGTCCGTTATGCTCCCGGCGCCGGCGCGTATGACTCGGAGCTTGATCAGGCAGCCGCCCAGGTTTCACAGGCATTAACCACCCATGGAGCCGGCAAGGTGGCGGTGGTGATGATTTCCTATCCGACCGACTCGGTTGCCCTGCTGAACGCTGCAGCAAGCAGGCCGTCGCTGGCACAAGCCGCTTGGTTCGGCAGCGATGCCTCAACCCTCTCCCCCCTGATTACCGCTTCAGCCACCGCCTCCGCCTTTGCGGCGCAGACCAACCTGCTGTCTCCGATCTTCAGCAGGGAAGATGTGGTGCTGCCTTTGCCGGGCACCGTACTGATCGACCGCGCACTGCGCGAAAAGCTTTCGCAACAGCTCGGCCGTCAGGCCGACAGCACCACCTTCGCCACCTGGGATGCGTTGTGGCTGACCGCCAAGACCTACACCGCCAGCGGTATCAATGCCGATACCGAAACACTGAAAACAGGGCTGGTCGCTACTGCAAAGAGCAACGTCGGGCTGAACGGCGCATTGGTAATGAATGCGGCAGGCGACATGAACAAAGGTAACTATGCCTTCTACAGCATCGCGGCAAACGGCAGCAGCTATGCCTGGCAACTCAAGGCCGCCTATCAGTACGAACAGCAGGCAACCCCGAAGATTATCGATGTCTCAGAGCCGGTTCTGAAGGGGCTCACCCCTCCCGCGGCAGAGGTCAGGATCGGCGCCCTGCTGAGTCTGACCGGCAGCCAATCCTACAATGGCCGCTCAATCAGGGCCGGCCTGGTGGCAGCATGTGACAACATCAACACCTACCTCACCCGGCACGGCTATCCGGTCAAGATAGCGCTGGACATTATCGACACCGGCTCCGATGCCGACCAGGCATTGGCCGGTTTTACGACACTGGCTGATCGCGGGATCAGGTTCATTGTCGGTCCGGTGACCAGCGCTGAGTGCCAGCGGGTGCTATCGGCAGCCAACAGCCGCGGTGTCATCCTGCTCAGTCCGTCAAGTAATGCCATCCAGCTGGCACAACCCGGCGACAACCTGATCCGTTTTGTACCGAGCGCAACGCTTGAGGCCCAGGCCCTGGCCATGCTCTTGTATGAACAGGGGGTGCGCTCCCTGGCAATCATGGCCCGCAACGACATCTGGGGAACGGATCTGGCAAGCCGTACCGCCAGTGAATTTCAGGCGCTGGGCGGAACGATCATGACCAGCGTCACCTATCCGACGGACACCGTCAATTTTGCCGGCCAGCTGGCCACCCTTGCCGGTGCCCTGAACTCGGCTACACCGGCAAGTACCGCAGTGTTGACCGCCTCCTTTGATGAAATCACCGAGATCTTTCTCCAGGCCCCCGCGTACCCCTCCCTTGCCACGGTAAAGTGGTACGGCAGCGACGGATCGGCCCAGAATGAACGGCTTGCAGCAACCCCTGCAGCAGCAGCCTATGCTGCGGCACGCAGCTTCACCTGCCCGATCGAGCATGTCTTTATCCAGCACGCGCCCCAGCCGAACTCGATTACAAAGCTGGTTATCCGGGACGACATCCGGGAGGCCTATAACGGTATCCCCGCGCTTTACGCCTACCCGGCCTGGGATGCCCTCTGGATCATCGTAACGGCGTTGCTCGACAGTGAATGGTCAACCGACCCGACGGTGCTGCGAAGCGCTGTCCTGAGCGGGTCGGACCACTACATCGGCATGAGCAACTTCATGGGGCTGGATGCAAACGGTGACAGAAAATACGGTGACTATGCCTTTTTCACCCTGACGCAGGGCACTGCCGCCTATAGCTGGAACCCTTTTGCAACCTTCCATTACCATCCGGTTCTCTACCTGACACCGAAAATAACCTATCCTTAG
- a CDS encoding ABC transporter permease subunit (The N-terminal region of this protein, as described by TIGR01726, is a three transmembrane segment that identifies a subfamily of ABC transporter permease subunits, which specificities that include histidine, arginine, glutamine, glutamate, L-cystine (sic), the opines (in Agrobacterium) octopine and nopaline, etc.), giving the protein MKRALLTIMALLLFLACSSGCRKQEKPITTLDDAKTARIGVMIGTTGEQITKERFPRAQVKSFDDVMDAVAAMKSGQLEAIVTAYPTALQVAKLNREFTFLKQEPLSNEDSSIALRKGEEQLLADLNRVIAELQADGTLAAMKKRWFKDDLSPYQEPDLPLPTAGKPLKIGVCATREPLSFVDKSGRISGHDGELARWVSIRLNRPIEFLNMKFMALIPALQSGKIDLIISGMTATAERKKTVNFTQPYFANAQVMLVRKPGVTPPASQSGATKLSSADDLKDKRIGVLLGSVHDTYATKQYPRATVLQYKSPSDLVLAVKSGKVDAAFYTHETLLEVLRQDPELALLGKPLFSVPIGVGFNKTNDTLRTQFNSFLKQIRGSGLFNDMVTRWILQGSTRMPKVDGAKSKGRLVIGIVSDKGMPFTIMKDNRMIGFDVELAERFAAWLGKEPVFADMEFGSLIAAASTNKIDAIFSTLMITDERKKQVAFSDPYYELGASVFALKKNIAESAIKSDSPKVVTPSFFSDLVTSFQSNIIHERRYLLILDGLKTTVVISVFATLFGTLLGALICFMRMAKSRLLSAPARLYIAILRGTPVLVLLMLIFYVVFASININPVIVAVIAFGMNFGAYTAEIFRTGIEGVEKGQTEAGISLGFTRTSTFLHIVLPQMVRRILPVYKGEFISLVKMTSIVGYIAVQDLTKASDIIRSRTFDAFFPLVMVAILYFLISWTLMQSLEYLERITDPKYKKRKAGRA; this is encoded by the coding sequence ATGAAACGGGCATTACTGACAATTATGGCGCTGCTGCTGTTCCTTGCCTGCAGCAGCGGTTGCAGGAAACAGGAAAAGCCGATCACCACACTGGATGATGCCAAAACCGCCAGGATCGGCGTCATGATCGGCACAACCGGCGAACAGATTACCAAAGAGCGTTTTCCCCGGGCTCAGGTCAAGAGCTTTGATGACGTGATGGATGCGGTGGCTGCCATGAAATCAGGGCAGCTGGAGGCGATCGTCACGGCCTATCCGACCGCACTGCAGGTCGCCAAGCTCAACCGGGAATTTACCTTCCTGAAACAGGAACCGCTCAGTAATGAAGACAGTTCCATCGCCCTCAGAAAGGGGGAGGAACAGCTGCTGGCGGACCTGAACCGGGTCATTGCCGAGTTGCAGGCGGACGGTACTCTTGCCGCCATGAAAAAGCGCTGGTTCAAAGATGACTTGAGCCCCTATCAAGAGCCGGATCTTCCCCTGCCCACAGCAGGTAAGCCGCTGAAAATCGGGGTATGTGCCACCCGTGAGCCGCTCAGCTTTGTGGACAAGAGCGGCCGGATCAGCGGTCATGACGGCGAACTGGCCCGTTGGGTCAGCATCAGGCTCAACCGCCCGATCGAGTTCCTGAACATGAAATTCATGGCGTTGATACCGGCCCTGCAGTCAGGCAAGATCGACCTGATTATCAGTGGTATGACCGCCACCGCTGAACGCAAAAAAACAGTCAACTTCACCCAACCCTACTTTGCCAATGCCCAGGTCATGCTGGTCAGGAAGCCCGGCGTTACACCGCCCGCAAGCCAAAGCGGAGCCACTAAACTCAGCTCTGCCGATGATCTGAAGGACAAACGGATCGGCGTACTGCTGGGCTCGGTCCATGACACCTACGCCACCAAACAGTATCCCCGGGCCACCGTCCTGCAGTACAAAAGCCCCTCCGACCTGGTGCTGGCGGTCAAGTCCGGCAAGGTAGATGCAGCCTTTTATACCCACGAGACCCTGCTGGAAGTGCTGCGGCAGGACCCCGAGCTGGCGCTGCTGGGCAAACCGCTCTTTTCCGTGCCGATCGGCGTCGGCTTCAACAAGACCAACGACACCTTGCGTACTCAGTTCAACAGTTTCCTGAAGCAGATCAGGGGAAGCGGCCTGTTTAACGACATGGTCACCCGCTGGATCCTGCAGGGCAGTACCCGGATGCCGAAAGTTGACGGGGCAAAGAGCAAGGGCCGACTGGTGATCGGCATTGTCAGTGACAAAGGGATGCCGTTTACCATCATGAAAGACAACAGAATGATCGGCTTTGATGTTGAACTGGCTGAACGGTTTGCCGCCTGGCTGGGCAAGGAGCCGGTTTTTGCCGACATGGAGTTTGGCAGCCTGATCGCCGCCGCCTCAACCAACAAGATCGACGCCATCTTCAGCACCCTGATGATTACTGACGAGCGTAAAAAGCAGGTCGCCTTTTCAGACCCGTACTACGAACTGGGGGCCAGCGTCTTTGCACTGAAAAAGAATATTGCTGAGTCTGCCATCAAAAGCGACAGTCCCAAGGTGGTCACCCCCTCCTTTTTCAGCGACCTTGTCACCAGTTTTCAGAGCAACATCATCCATGAGAGGCGGTATCTGCTGATCCTGGACGGTCTCAAGACCACCGTGGTCATCTCGGTCTTCGCCACCCTCTTCGGCACCCTGCTGGGGGCGCTGATCTGCTTCATGCGGATGGCAAAGAGCAGGCTGCTCTCTGCCCCTGCCAGGCTCTACATCGCCATCCTGCGGGGCACACCGGTACTGGTGCTGTTGATGCTGATCTTCTATGTCGTCTTTGCCTCGATCAACATCAACCCGGTCATTGTGGCGGTGATCGCCTTTGGCATGAACTTCGGCGCCTACACCGCCGAGATCTTCAGGACCGGCATTGAAGGGGTGGAAAAGGGACAGACCGAGGCTGGTATCTCTTTGGGCTTCACCAGGACCAGCACCTTCCTGCATATTGTGCTGCCCCAGATGGTGCGGCGGATCCTGCCGGTCTACAAAGGCGAGTTCATCTCCCTGGTCAAGATGACCTCCATTGTCGGCTACATCGCCGTACAGGATCTGACCAAGGCCAGCGACATCATCCGCAGCCGCACCTTTGACGCCTTCTTTCCCCTGGTCATGGTGGCCATCCTCTACTTCCTGATCTCATGGACACTGATGCAATCCCTTGAGTACCTGGAACGGATCACTGATCCCAAATACAAAAAGAGAAAGGCAGGCAGGGCATGA
- a CDS encoding amino acid ABC transporter ATP-binding protein produces the protein MIRVAHLSKTYGEVTVLKDISLSVAKGEVISIIGPSGTGKSTFLRCLNLLEQPSGGSIAVDGIDLLDKKSDIPRIRQRMNMVFQSFNLFSHLTALENLTIGPVRLLGINKQEAEQKALEILKLVGLAEKADSFPDELSGGQKQRVAIARCLAMNPEIILFDEPTSALDPTMVSEVLAVIRRLAKDGMTMLIVTHEMDFARDVSSRVLYMDEGLIYEEGTPQQIFENPQKEKTRAFINRIRSFNYCISSADYDLYAMNAEIEIFCERQILPRKTRHNLLLLVEELLQIHTPLLATTALDLTIAYSEKKESLEIILENRGEAVNLLDKDRLPDELGLNIITHLAQQIDYQRCEEINRVTVTLKQG, from the coding sequence ATGATCAGGGTAGCACACCTCTCAAAGACCTACGGTGAGGTCACCGTACTGAAAGACATCTCCCTCAGCGTTGCCAAGGGAGAAGTCATCTCCATCATCGGACCGTCCGGCACCGGCAAATCCACCTTCCTGCGCTGTCTCAACCTGCTGGAACAACCCAGCGGCGGATCAATCGCCGTGGACGGGATCGACCTGCTGGACAAAAAGAGCGACATCCCCAGGATCCGGCAGCGGATGAACATGGTCTTTCAATCCTTCAACCTCTTCTCCCACCTGACCGCCCTGGAAAATCTGACCATCGGTCCGGTCAGGCTGCTGGGGATCAACAAACAGGAAGCAGAACAGAAGGCCCTGGAGATCCTCAAACTGGTGGGGCTGGCTGAAAAGGCCGACAGTTTCCCCGATGAACTGTCCGGTGGTCAGAAACAGCGGGTGGCCATTGCCCGCTGCCTGGCCATGAACCCGGAGATCATCCTGTTTGACGAACCGACCTCGGCCCTTGACCCCACCATGGTCAGCGAGGTACTGGCGGTCATCCGCAGACTGGCCAAGGACGGCATGACCATGCTGATCGTCACCCATGAGATGGACTTTGCCCGTGATGTCTCCAGCCGGGTGCTCTACATGGACGAAGGCCTGATCTATGAAGAGGGCACCCCGCAGCAGATCTTTGAAAACCCTCAGAAGGAAAAGACCAGGGCCTTTATCAACCGGATCCGCAGCTTCAACTACTGCATCAGCTCAGCTGACTATGACCTGTATGCCATGAATGCGGAGATCGAGATCTTCTGCGAACGGCAGATCCTGCCCAGAAAGACCCGGCACAACCTGCTGCTGCTGGTGGAAGAACTGCTGCAGATCCATACCCCGCTGCTGGCCACAACCGCCCTTGACCTGACCATCGCCTATTCTGAAAAGAAGGAGAGCCTGGAGATCATTCTGGAGAACCGGGGAGAGGCGGTCAACCTGCTGGATAAAGACCGCCTGCCCGATGAGCTGGGGCTGAATATCATCACCCACCTGGCACAGCAGATCGACTACCAGCGCTGTGAAGAAATAAACAGGGTGACGGTGACCCTGAAGCAGGGCTGA
- a CDS encoding glycoside hydrolase family 3 protein yields MFSCTRRTFLQNSALTGASLLLPGLLGGCAVTRSTAVKTLPPDLQSWPLERKIAQMLLLGFPGETLEPDSPIDQAIRRYGAGGVVLFDNNIDLGVTGRNITAPAQLKQLTTALQQASELPLLIAVDQEGGVVARLKDRYGFPATVSAKYLGQQNRLDLTRSSSENLAATLDEYGFNLNLAPVVDLATNPDNPVIAFKERSFSADPALVAAHAAEFIKSHHRHHILTCLKHFPGHGSSRDDSHLGLVDVTRYWHENELQPYRDLISQGLCDMVMTAHTFNTAIDPDHPATLSRATIDGILRKQLGFDGVVVSDDLYMGAIIQHYSYETAVEKAINAGVDLLVVANDKLYSPDIMPRTIELLLNLVQQGRIPRERIEQASRRIIAMKQRLLKPGNTA; encoded by the coding sequence ATGTTTTCCTGCACACGCCGTACCTTTCTTCAAAACAGCGCCCTGACCGGCGCTTCATTGCTGCTGCCCGGCCTGCTGGGCGGCTGTGCCGTCACCCGCAGCACAGCCGTCAAGACATTGCCGCCGGACCTGCAGAGCTGGCCGCTGGAGCGCAAGATCGCCCAGATGCTGTTGTTGGGCTTTCCCGGCGAGACCCTGGAACCGGACAGCCCGATTGATCAGGCCATCCGCCGCTACGGCGCAGGTGGGGTGGTGCTGTTTGACAACAACATCGACCTTGGGGTAACCGGCCGCAATATCACAGCCCCGGCCCAGCTGAAGCAGCTGACCACCGCCCTGCAGCAGGCCTCTGAACTGCCGCTCTTGATTGCGGTGGATCAGGAAGGAGGGGTGGTCGCCCGTTTGAAAGACCGCTACGGTTTTCCTGCCACGGTCTCGGCCAAATATCTGGGACAACAGAACCGGCTGGACCTGACCCGTTCATCCAGCGAAAACCTCGCGGCAACGCTGGATGAATACGGCTTCAACCTGAACCTGGCGCCGGTGGTTGACCTGGCAACGAACCCGGATAACCCGGTAATCGCCTTTAAAGAGCGCAGTTTCTCGGCTGACCCGGCGTTGGTAGCGGCCCATGCCGCCGAGTTCATCAAGAGCCACCACCGCCACCATATCCTGACCTGCCTGAAGCACTTCCCCGGCCATGGCAGCTCCCGGGATGACTCGCACCTGGGACTGGTGGATGTGACCCGCTACTGGCATGAAAACGAGCTGCAGCCCTACCGCGATCTGATCAGTCAGGGGCTGTGTGATATGGTCATGACCGCCCACACCTTCAATACCGCCATCGACCCGGACCATCCCGCCACGCTTTCCAGGGCCACCATTGACGGCATCCTGCGCAAACAGCTCGGTTTTGATGGCGTGGTGGTCAGCGACGACCTCTACATGGGGGCGATTATCCAGCATTACAGCTACGAAACCGCTGTGGAGAAGGCGATCAATGCCGGGGTTGACCTGCTGGTGGTGGCGAATGACAAGCTCTACAGCCCCGATATCATGCCCCGCACCATTGAGCTGCTGCTGAATCTGGTACAGCAGGGCAGAATCCCCCGGGAGCGGATCGAACAGGCCAGTCGCAGGATCATCGCCATGAAACAGCGGCTCCTGAAACCCGGGAATACTGCATAA